Genomic segment of Plasmodium vinckei vinckei genome assembly, chromosome: PVVCY_10:
tgtCTACCCCCCACGTATGTATGCAATATTTTAGTATGTTTAACATGACTAATAATGTTGTGgtgttttctttttttcagGTTAATAACATTCACGTTAAAAACcgtaaaatgtatatattatatgatataGAGGCTTCAGAAAAGGTAAAAATTCAATTGACAAAAAACcaaaatgtttataatgaaatagtacaaacaaaatgtgtgtgtgtttttccattttttgtattcaCCTGACATGTGCATGTAAAtaaccatttttttttttttgatgttGTTAGGTTATTGGCGGGTCATTTTACAAAGATGGTgaatttaacaaaaaagtTGTTGATTATATAAGAGagaatatttgtttttatttatataacaataataattctaaTGTTACGTCtgttattaattatattaagaAGCTTAATAATAGTATTGGTTATTTTTCtgataatgatatatatagagttataaaaacattattatttgaagagagaattaaaatatataaaaataatgataatgaagaattaatttattattataataatgaaaaaaaaaaaattcttaATCAATTTCCGTGTTTTTCTTgtgatatttttaataaatgtaatTTCGATACAAAAACCAATATCAACCCAAAGACTtgcttatatttaaatgtttATCTTAATTTGGAGGtataaacaatatttttaaactaGTAAACTCGGAAGAATggactatttttttatgctaCTTAcacaaatttattaatctTACCATTCATtgttttatcaaaaaagtatatatggCACACACATTTATGTGCCTTCCTTTTTTCCCTTCAGAattaatagtaataattaaTTGTATAAAACATGAACAGTTCAGAAAAATTACCAGAATACAATGATATGATAGCGAAATATTATGACAAGTCAGgcttttaaaattattacctAAATAGGGAAATATTCAAACTTttaataaacattttttccctcttttattttattgtttatttagttttaaatttatgaGTTGctttatgaaatatattaagatatactttaaaaattagggtatttaaaaaaatattttgttttactatttattataaattgcTTTCTTAATACTTTCAATATTAAggaatacttttttttatgttttatttgcatataatatatatacaacaGATATAatgttgtatttttttttttctacaaaCATAGTTATGCACATTTTGGACATTCCTAAAAAAGCATTTCTACATGATTAATatgtgttttttattttcatataataattaaataaaaataaaaataaacttgtcactaataatttatatttatttttaatgctCATATGATGTTATAGCTTTAGCCATTTATTTCAATAccgtttatatttttattttttattatgtaacataaaaatatagacattagtcaataaaaatgtataaatataatttaagtATGAATGTAGAGTGATAAAGCCAGAAAAATTGATATACTATTTGCCAAATAAGTCCAATTTAAACTTACAAAaagacatatttttattatttttttttttgatccCCTTTTACTTATTAAATGGTATATCATTATgagtaataattttgttttctcTTACTAAGTTTTAGTttactttcttttttttttaagtaataaggtatataacaattaaatgtatttatataataattgaaCAGGAACAATATATAgagtaataaataaattgaaTAACAATTTTGACATACTTAAGAATGCATTTATTCTGCTTTtctaatatttataaaagtttTAACACAATTCCCTTAAATTATggcataaattataaatattatcatttttttttttttttgaaaatattttttatgtaccATATATTACCAGCAAAATGTTACTATAAActtgtaaaaaatgtaaaaaattattaaaaataaaaaaattaaaaaaaaagctaaGAAGCcaacaatatataatctatataaataaagggCATTAAAAACCACTTAAATCTCTTAAGCAAAAAGCACTGCTACTACATAGGTAGATAATTTCATATGCATTACCATTTGCAAGCTGTATTTgctaaaaatgtttatacataatatatagttataatatatacagtatattatttatgcatatatataataaagttTACAAGCCAAGGGGCATATAGCAAACAAATACAAACATAAACATTTGAAACTTGTGCATAagcataataatattatcacGTATGCTTATTACTATAATATATGGAACATATTCTGGTGATTAATtgagtataaaaaaaattaagataaaaaaaaatatataaaaaggtATGACActtattaatatgtatatactatatatatgcatgaatggtttatggaaaaaaataaataaaaagaaaataattattttgtaaataaacaaaacaaattataaataaaaataataattatataacaaaaaattgttattttaaaattcattagttttaattttttttcaaataaacaaatattttattaattttttttaataaatactttataattaacttttaaaagtaagaacatcaaataaaaataaaaacccttcattttattttactttcAATTcagtttatttatttgtgaaattagtaatattacaaattttacatatttttactttttattttattttccttaGTGCCTCCTAAAGAAAGAAAGACGAAAGAGCAGATTGCCGCAGCAGCAGCAGCATCAGGAAGaagcaaaaaaaaggtataaaaaaaaagccaATTgcacataaataatagttaCATAATCATGAATAGTTTgacatatacatacatgCCATGTATGACTTTTTTTGTGTTTGCCTTTGTAGAAATGGGGTAAGGGAAAAAATaaggaaaaattaaatcacGCTGTTTTTATTGATAAATCTTTACAATCCAAAATTTTGGAAGTTCAAAACATGAAAGTTATTACCCCCTCAACTATATCggataaatataaagtcAACTTAAGTGTCGCTAGATCcgttattaaatatttagctgaaaaaaatttaattaaggAAGTTTGCATTCAAAGCCACTgccaaaaattatatacaaaagtTGCTTGAAAAGTTAATGTTCACACAACATGTACATATGTATACCTACACGTGCATAAAAGgcacatttatttatgaatttcatgagaatttttttttttaattatttttttttcatttcccCTAGCAATAAGAACGTTgggtatatataatatacttaggcatatatatatggggGTGCTTATTTTTCTACATATAATGtgttgtatttatttatattgacAGTACAATTACTCTATCAATTACTcgtaaaatataaatgtaaatataaatacaaatgtaaatatatttgcatgCCTATGCATGTTGAAAGTATATCATTGACACtgttcagaaaaaaaaagttttagGGGGAATAAACATGATAATAGTAAATTGAAAGATGAAAAATGGGCAAAATTTTAGGacaatatcaaaaaaaattataaaaaaaatcatttgGCCCTATTTCGAAATGCataagtaaaaaaagaaaacataAGCATggtatttaaaataaatgaaataaaatgatgataaCAAAACAGTGATGCAAattctaaaaaaattacataagagatttcttcttttatttatttttttaaatttgcaaaaaatatgagctatatattatactaGTCATAGTTACTCTGatatttcatttgttttagCATTTGCTTTATGTAATATagtaatatgaaaatataggACGTTAAAAATGTTGGAAATTGTtagtatttataataaaattaaaacaatataataaatggttagacatgtaataaatatatgactatgcaaataattaaataattatttcattatttcatgttgtatatatttccaaAAAAGAATACTCCAATTTCTGCCCAACTTTCAGcagaatataatatttttttactattatcAAATGGTTTATTATGTGTTTGATTTGTATTGGATTTAGTTTCTTCTTGGGTGTTCGATGTCTTAGAGGTATTTTCACTTCTTTGTCTTTTTAAGTATTCGATTTTTTCTGCTGCAAATGCTAAAggttttattaaaatatcatGTTTTTCACAAAAGGTAAGAAGGGATTTATTATTGCCTATTAAGATTGGTATATCAACAACTAGCATAGCTTCTATATCAATAAGACTATCTCCAATAAATGaagttaattttttatttgaactATTTAACAATGATGaaactttatttataattacagCTTTATCAAAGATAGAAGATATACATGCTTTTTCAATTGTATCTCCTTTATTATAATGactatgttttatttttaatctattatattcataggtacctttatattttctagtatctttatcataattatgattctttaaatagtatatattaaaatgttttttaagctcatcataatatttttttttaacaatttcCAGAGACTCTTTTGTTTCTTCACATGCCTTTGCATATTTGATAAGATTATTTCGTATTGTGTACATGCATATTTGCTTCTTAAAATTGAGTGTCACAAcgtcaaaataaaatttgttcttattttcatttttaaatttaataagcTTTAAAAATACTTCTAAGAAATAGTCATTTAAAGGAAataattcataattttcatcAATTATAGAATTTAACTTATCAACATTTATGTCTTTAAATATTCCATAATAAGATAACAACattgaataatttttatgtagtTTTCcaatttcttttaaaaaataataataagaatCAGAATGAGGTGCAGATATATCTTCCTTTTCAGTAAGTTCTTTAATAACTTTACATTCATCTATATGGTACCAATctccaattttttttaaatataaagattTTTCTTCAGGActaaattcatttttattattatcatttagcatgtctatatttatattttgataaagATTTATTTCTTCTGGTGATAAATCAAGATTTCCACTTGGTTTggatttacaaaaattgcTGGTCAATAGTCTGAAAAGCATATAGTAGGAATCTTCTTTTGTGATTGTTATATCAAAATCGATAGcaacatatttaaattcattGATAAAGCCACTAAAACTATTTAATTCATTGCTTTCATTATTGTTAAAGTGTTTTAAgaagttatttttttcatcgtTTATATTAACgttatttaaatgatttttaaataagtcTGTGTCAACATTAAATTCGGATTTACCAAATGGAGTAGTGTCAaaatttactttttttaaacattcCCCTACTCCTTCAACACATTTTCCATTTCCTTCTTTATTACTAACTAATTTGTTTAAGTATAAAGGAGTAATGTCTGAAAAGTTgcaaattttttgaaatatttcgttcataatattttcgtATTTTGCACACATTTCTTCATAATTATTCTGActgttcataaaaatttcggaaaatgcatttttttttaaataagttgaatatttaaaaatatttaaattttttattatattttcaatattacAATCTGATTTTTCTAATCCTTttttagaaataaaatataacatcATTTCATTTAGTTCCATAAATTTGGATTCTCCATATTTTACCATATGATTAAAGTGTGGGCAAGTCAATTTGGAATTATCAgcatttttatacaaacaGTTGCCAATATTAGTAGCAGTACTGtctgtatttatattgcCTTGACTTGTTCCCTCcaattttttactataattttttaatgagcaagcataaaaaaaattggataaaaggtatatatatgaatataaggcatataatatgcttaaactatttgtattattatctttGCATAATAGttcaattataaaatatgcatatttaattaaGTTAACATTATTTGGAATTAAATTGGAATAAATATcttttttgttcatttttgaTAAACATTCAAATTCTTCTGAAGTTTTTAGGAGAGtgtttttacaaaattgggttaaattatcattcataccttcattttttaataatatatattcaacAATTTTagaataaacatataaaaaacatttataaGAATTAAGATAGTTATTTCTACAATTT
This window contains:
- a CDS encoding DNA-directed RNA polymerase III subunit RPC6, putative, whose protein sequence is MNNINKQLIKDIYKIGLEHKDFINIDSLEEIYEKKKKAKIKRNEIVYALNILENARACSIKNENNKIITRMRTEEVTKKLKELSDIDFLIFSKVENSQSNGIWTADLRKQTKLLIHQVQKGLKFLCECKLIKQVNNIHVKNRKMYILYDIEASEKVIGGSFYKDGEFNKKVVDYIRENICFYLYNNNNSNVTSVINYIKKLNNSIGYFSDNDIYRVIKTLLFEERIKIYKNNDNEELIYYYNNEKKKILNQFPCFSCDIFNKCNFDTKTNINPKTCLYLNVYLNLEV
- a CDS encoding 40S ribosomal protein S25, putative — translated: MPPKERKTKEQIAAAAAASGRSKKKKWGKGKNKEKLNHAVFIDKSLQSKILEVQNMKVITPSTISDKYKVNLSVARSVIKYLAEKNLIKEVCIQSHCQKLYTKVA